The window TTGAGACGCCAGTCTGACTGGCAAATGGAGACACATAGGCCAAACCGCCAAAGCATGTTCATATAGTCCCTTGAAAACAGAGTGTTCATGCATCCTGAGCTGATGATGCAACTGAAATTACAGAAAGAAGCGCACACACCAATGTCATAGTCATGCAGTGTGGGCATTGCCTGTGCTGCAACTGCGCCATCTGATATAGTTCTGAGGGGAAATTCTCCTCAGCATTTTTGGTGATTATGTGCTGAGTACAAGTGTAATGCATGCGACTCTAATATTGCAGTGTATCTGGCAACTTACAAGCAGCTGTTGATGAAAAAATGCATTTTGATTTCTTAACTTGTTTAGTTTATTCTTAAAGAAACAAATTCTTGGCCACTAGATTACATTTGTTAACCACCTTAGTAAAAAAAAACTATAACTTACATTTAGCAAGCAGATAGGGCAGTACTGCTGAATTCTACTAGCATCCTTGACCTTCAGTAAGGGCGTAATCTCTCCAAAGTTGAGGCTACATAGAGGGGTTTGCCAGCATGAAAATCGTGAAAAATTTCTGTCAGGTCACCCTTGACGACGTCCGAAAACTTCGGTAAAACTGAAATTGTATGGTCTGGAAGCTTTCTTATGCTCCATTTGGAAACCCGGCTCTGGAACGGTGGATCCAGAAACCTCACAATTGGATGAGGGGAAGTGTTGTGTTGAGTAATTGCATTTTCAATGTTCAATCTTGCACATTTGCATTTCTTTAGAGCATCACTTCCACCAGCTGGGAATTGGATCCTTTCATGGCAGATGAATTTATATTGGATCCTCTTAATCGTCGACCTGACAGGAAGATGAAGATATACAGGCAAATGAGGATATATTGGATCCTTTTTATGTGTACACAATTTGTATTGAAAGCCTCTTATGTTCCCAAACTGTTGTTGTGAATCTTGTTCTATGTAGGCAAGCATCGAACAGCTGACCTTTAAGGACAACATATGCATTATCATCTGATACATCTAGAAGTTGGCTTACTCGAAACATGTTTCTTTTCGTCATGTCTGTGAACTATTCTCGTACTGTAGAACTAAGGGAATAAGGAAAAGATGTTGCCGAACCAGGGTGGAAATGAACTTGGGATAGGGAAACAACTATCAGCACCCATTTTCTCTCCACGAATTCGAAATTCAGTTTCCTTGTAGAAACATGACCTAAAACCTGTGAGGTTCACATTACAGCTACGCGTTACAACAATCAAACATGGTGACGTGCATACGCCAAAATAATATGTACTCCTGCTCCACAGCTTCGAAGATACAATGCAACAAAAATGTGGGACATGATCCATATGACCGTCTCGGAATTGAATTCTAGAAGATTCACCAATAGATGGTACAAAATTATAGATTAATCTGCCATCCGAATCATGCATGAACAATGCAGGGCTCGATTTCTTGAATGCCTCACACGAATAACACAATTAGATCATAGCACTGACAAATCACaagaaaacacaaaaagaaaaaagacCTAATCAAAAATTAAACGGACAAAAAAAGTAGATCATGCAAGATGATCGACTCCGATAGTCACATCTTGGCGAACGAGGCGGAGGACCCTGTCCAGTCGTAGTAGTACTCGGGGAGGGCCTGGGGGCGGGAGAGCATGAGGGGCCGGTCCTTGGCCTCCTCGGGGTCGTCGCAATCGTCGTCGTCCATGGTGTGGAGGTGGATGCAGGAGCACCGCTCCATGGAGATGAAGAAGGCCGCTGCCACGCTCGCGCCCACCCATACCGCGTACCCCTCCAGCTTCTCATACGAtaggatcccgccgccgccgccgcctccgttcATGGATGTTGCCCGTCCGACGAAGACCGGAAGGAAGGGAAGATGGAGGAATGGGGTTGGATCGGTGGCTAGTCCCCGCGTCGCCTCCGGGTTTTTCTTTGGGGCTGTTCTGGTTGTCTGCCAAAATTAGCATGGacgggagggaagaaggagactgtaTGCATCCCAACGGGGCATCGACATGAGACACGTGGACACATGCAGAGGTGCCCGTTTCCATGGCCGTTACTAGTCTGGAAATGGTACACGATGTTTGTTACAGCAGGTTCAGCAAAACCAATGAAGGACAACAACCTTCAGTCCAATGTTTGCTGTCCTTCTACAAGGAGTAAACCTTTTTTTTTTTGTTAACGATCCAAGTGTAATACGTATGTAGTTAGACGTATGAACCTAAGATGTAAGCTGTTTCCATAACTACATGTTGGTAAAGTTGTACTCTGCATTCAGGATTGTTGTATGTTTAATAACGCCTTTGATTATGGAGGCAAACTTTTGCTTCATATCCATGACCCAACTCTCCAAGTATAAGATCAAGCATCTTCTGTTGTTTAGAGCCGGGGCTTATGATTCTGCTGATATTTACTTGGTAAGAATTACCTCTGCACTTAACTTAAATTGCTTTTAACTTTCTGCACAAAATTAATGCGGCCTCTAAAAATTGAACATGAGCTCAGTCAAGAGGTAAGCACTGTATATATGTTGCTGATTTggtatttgatattgatttcagttTTGCTTGGTAAAGTTGTTACTTGTTGTTGTTTGTGTGGTGCCTTACATTTCCTTCCATACAAAGTTCGTTTTTTGAGTTAGTTTCATGCAGTTTGTACTTGATATttgtgcttttttttttgcgaatacacaaagcttgcgtatcattgcattgataggagGAATAGAGTGAGTATAAAGAATGGTACAACACATGACACGAACGCACGCAGGCGTGAACATGGTGCCCGGAGCAGAGAGACAAGGGATGCTCGGCCCGAATAGAGATACATCACAGCTAAACCAACCAAGCCCAAACCTAGAGCGGCAATGCCGAACCAGCAAGAATTCCAACATCACCTAAGCCAAAACCCGGGGACACCGCGAGCAATCAAgatagcgccttcaagaaggaaatcaTCGCTGAGACGCCGTCACCATCCGGTCCGGAGGAACCAGACCTAGGGTTTTTCTTGAGCTCGAGGAGAGGCATAGCTGAGGGCCTTGACAGCGCCTCCAAGGAGGAAACGACATCCGTAGACGCCGCCACTGCCAGCTCCGGCAAGCCGAGCAAGGATTTCTCCCTGGCCTCAGGCTGGGCAATCCCATAGCCGCCGTGTTTGGAGTCAGGGATGAGGAAGCCAAACGCTGGTCGAAGCCACTATGTCGTCGGAAGGGGATTAATGGGGTTGTACCTTCCGTCGGAGGTGGCACCGCCTCCGGACACACAAGCGTTGGATCTGGCAAAGGGAAGGCTTAGAGGCGTACAGAGCAGAGCAGACGCGAAGCAAACCACGAGGGGGGTAGGGCGACGATGATCAGCAACGCCGACAAACAGGGTCTGGAGGGATGCAGATCCATGTTGCCGTGGCCATGGCCGTCAGTACATCGGTGAGCCACGGGAGCTGGAAGGGACGCAGCTGCTGGGTCACCGAGGCTAGAGCTGCCCGGCATAGGACGTCGTCAGCCATGGACACCGGAGAGACGCAGGTCCAAGGTCACCGGGGCCGGAGCAGCGCCAGCAAGCACCCGCTTTGAGGAGCCTCGGGACTGACACTAACACCGTAGCCTCATCGCCTCCGCGCATGAGCCGTCACCGTGGCTTGATGGGGGAGGAACGGCCACTGGGACGAGGGAGGATGCCTGCGCACGAAAGGCAGGCCGCGAACCCCTGCGAACGGCCGCAGGTCCGCACCATACCCACAGCCGAGCAGCACCAGCAAGGCTGGGCCACGCCGGGGGTAGGTAGCAGGGGATGGCGCCATGGTCGTTGCCAGGGATGCCGCACGCTGCACCGGGCGTCGGACCGGCAAGGAAGGCAGCTGCGAGGCAGGGGCACCCACGACGCGCGCTCGGATGGCGGGGACTCGGNNNNNNNNNNNNNNNNNNNNNNNNNNNNNNNNNNNNNNNNNNNNNNNNNNNNNNNNNNNNNNNNNNNNNNNNNNNNNNNNNNNNNNNNNNNNNNNNNNNNNNNNNNNNNNNNNNNNNNNNNNNNNNNNNNNNNNNNNNNNNNNNNNNNNNNNNNNNNNNNNNNNNNNNNNNNNNNNNNNNNNNNNNNNNNNNNNNNNNNNNNNNNNNNNNNNNNNNNNNNNNNNNNNNNNNNNNNNNNNNNNNNNNNNNNNNNNNNNNNNNNNNNNNNNNNNNNNNNNNNNNNNNNNNNNNNNNNNNNNNNNNNNNNNNNNNNNNNNNNNNNNNNNNNNNNNNNNNNNNNNNNNNNNNNNNNNNNNNNNNNNNNNNNNNNNNNNNNNNNNNNNNNNNNNNNCGGCCACGCTGGCCGGCTGGCAGCGCGGCGGAAGGTTGATCTCGGGGCGGCGCGGGGGACgaatccgccccgccgccgccatctcggGGCGCGGCGCGGCTTCGCCGGCCGGCCCTCTGGCGGCGGTCAGAGCAGGGCggcgcgggggaggggggggggcttgATATCTGTGCTGACATGAGCTCTTTTTTTTGCAGCTGTGCCAAAATATGCATTTTTCCCGTTGCACTAATTTATTTTAACGGCTCACCCATTTTATGGCTTCACTTTTTTTGTCTTATGTGTTCATCCTTCATCGATAGCTTGATGCCGAATCTGCACAAGATCCTGTTGGCATTAAAGCTTATATCATTAGTTTCATTTGACAGATGGAGCTAAACATCATGCTTCCCAAGTGTTGCGGTTAAGAGAGGGCGTGCCTTCGATATTATGGCTTATTAGGGCAACGATTTTGTATTCAATTAATAAAGTTCATCAAGAAAACTTTGTAAAATTATTTGTGCAACAGCATTCGATAATCCATTGTCTCGAAACAAAATAAGCCGAGGAATATTGCCGAGTTCTTCGCGCATTTGTTGGGCACCGATGCTCTCCCTTTGCATGGCTTGGCTTATATCTGGTTGAAGGAGGAAGGCACCACATCTTGCTCTAGGAATTTTATATGATTCTTTTCTAGGTATTTttataattaaataaataaatatgctACTTCCCTGCTAATccacccgttcctaaatataagtatttttagagattccacaatggattacatacggatgtatatagacgctcATTTCTTCAGGATCAtcacatctttttctactccctccgttcgaaattacttgtcgtagaaatggatgtatctagatgtattttagttctagatacatccatttccgagacaagtaactccaaacggagggagtaccttgtttCAGGTTTTCAGAATTGATATTAAAGGTTGCTTCTTACTTGCTTACGTAAACTTTTATAAGACAATTTATTAGGTCATTACTTCATAGTAGTAACCTAAAAGGTCTTTTAAAAgtatacagagggagtacttcttagtactacctccgtccggataTACTTATCGGATGAATGGATGTATCTAAATATATTTTAGTTCTaagtacatccatttttatccatttctttgacaagtatttttggacggagggagtacgaaacaCATTCAGAATCATCTGCTTCTCGTAGACGTACATCCAATGCCAAGTTGAATAGGAAACACGGCTGAAATTCAGATGCGAAGCACGCAAGGACCAAGTCACCTTCACGGCAATAGATGCATGCATCGAGAGAAGATATGAAACCCGACTGAAATTCAGattttacttttttattttctgaGAACAGGCTGAAGTTCAGATGTATATTTCCAGCATAGACTGAAATTCAGATAAACCCTCCTATTTTTTTTCAGAAACCCAAAGCCacacctttttttgtttttttgagtggTACCCAAAGCCACACCTACACAGAAATAGAGGCGAGCCCAGCCCGTTTAAGTCTTCGATCTGTTCGAGATGGACTAAGCCCAGCCCAAATGCGTTCCTATTGTTCCTTTCCGCGAGAGAGCAAAACctaccgccgccgccgtcacctcaCGCTCCGCTCCTGGGACGGATCGAGGGCTCCCAGCCGAGCCGGCGATCATGGCGGAGGCCGCGGCAGCAAGAGCAGCGCCCCTCCACCGCGGCCTCCCAGACGAGATCACCACCTGGGAGATCCTCGTGCGCCTGCCCCCCACAGCCCTCCCCCGCTGCCGCGCCTGGCGCCGCGCCACCTCCGCCCGCGGCTTCCTCCTCGCCCACCACGCCCGCCAGGCCTCCCTCCCCCTCCTCGACGGCACCGACCGCCATAGCCTCTTCGCCTTCGACCACCGGCCCGCTGCCGCCGAGCAGCTCCAACCCGTCGCCCGACTCCTGCGACGGCCTCCTCGTCCTTCACAATCTTGGCACGCCTGGCCTCTCCTACTCCATCTTCAACCCTAGCTACATTACTTAGCTGCGTAATCTCCTGCATGGAGGCGTGCATCACCCTAGTCTCCAAAACTGTATATGAGCATATTGTGATGATGAATACAGTCAGGGTGAGAGTTACATTACTTAGCTGGCATGCGCCATCTAAGGCGACGCCCGGTTCGTCGTGCCGCGGCCAAGCTTGCCCATGACGCCGTCCTGCGACATCTCCTGCAGCATGTCTTTGTCGTTGTTGCTCGACGACCGGCCGGAGACGAAGGCAACCGTGCGGTGGCGCGGTCCCAGACTTAGAGCACTGGACGAGACGGGAGCTAGGGCCATCGATCGTGACAAGGTGATGAGGTTCTTGAAGGGGCTGATCCGGCAAGTGATCAAGAGCGACTCGAGCAAACTTGTCAAGCCGAAGCGGCGAGATCAAGAGCAAGACTCCATACATGAGCGCGTCAACATCAAACTTGTCAAGCCGAAGCGCGTTGGCCGTAGCAGGCAGTGAGCAGGCCATGCTGGTCTCGCCTCCACGCAGCATCATGTTGAGGCCGCACACACGCAGGAACACGCACCAACACGCACAACacaacacacacgcgcacacacaacacaaatgcaacacacacacacacacaaacacacacacacacacacacacacacacacacatgcacaacaTGCAGGCACTAGCAGTCAACATACTAGCTTATGGCGCCGTGGCAAGCGTGATAAAAGAAACCTTTACACAGACGGATTATGTCAAAACGTAGCATAGCAGCTCTTTTTTTTTTAGGTAATAAGTATAGTAGCTTATGTATACTATTAAAATAGATCCTTTGACTAGCGCGTGAGTTTAACTACCCTGTGGTCTCAGGTTCGAATCACACTCTCGCAGGAATTTATTTTCCTTCAATTTTTCTCTTATATCCAGTGACAGGTGGGACCCCATAGAGTAAGGAGACTATCTTGACCGGTCAACTAGACAATACGGAGCTCTACGGTAAGTCAGTGACCATATAATTACCACAACTCGTATTCAATGACTGTATTGAGCGTATTCTGAAGTTCAGTGACCGTATCGTGCTTTGATCTCAACTTCAGTGACCACGAGTGTATTTATCTCGAAGGAAAATTAGATCTTTTGCCTCACNNNNNNNNNNNNNNNNNNNNNNNNNNNNNNNNNNNNNNNNNNNNNNNNNNNNNNNNNNNNNNNNNNNNNNNNNNNNNNNNNNNNNNNNNNNNNNNNNNNNNNNNNNNNNNNNNNNNNNNNNNNNNNNNNNNNNNNNNNNNNNNNNNNNNNNNNNNNNNNNNNNNNNCCCCGAGAGGCTGCCGGGTGGGGCCGGGTCCACTGGTCATTGAGACAACCCTGGGGCAAATCATCTAACCCCTTGTAAAGTGGGGCAAATCATCTAATCTCCCTGGACGGCAAGCTGGTCGCCGCTTTCTATCGCAAAGTTGCCTTAGGTTCTACTCAATTCAATCTCAAGCAAAATCTTGTTCAACATACTTTCTTTCCAGCACTGGATGGTTATGTTGTGAATGCTCCTCCTTTCATCTAAGGCCCGTTTAGTAAGATGGTGCTTCTTAACTTCCTAGATGTTTATTCTCATGAGCTGCAGCATGTATGAATTGGATCCACTATGAGCCTGCTAGCTAAGAAGCTCTCACTTTTATGTTGCTGCGTGCAATCTTTGCTTTGACACTTCCATGTCGAAGGAAGTGACTACTGTGCATGTTGATTCTAAAATTATCAAGTCATTTTTATGTGCATTCGAAATATGCGTTAACTATTTTGTGTGATGTTTCTATTATCTTGAACTGAAGAAATATTTTGCTCTTTTATCTAGTGGTCTTGTTAGTACTTGCCAGTCTACCTGCCTTATGTCTGAACTGGAGAACTGACTCTCCCTTTTTATCTAGGTTTCTTGTTTTTTTTTTCGAGGGGTGATCTAGTGTTGTTCTCTATGCTGAATACTTACTAATTAGCAATATACATGTGTTTCATGCTTCGAAGTTCGTTTTGCTTGACGAATAGATTTGAAAGTTTACCCTCTTAATTTGTTCACCTGCGAGCTTCACCTCTTAAGTTGAGCTTCACCTGATCGTTAGACCAACTTGGAACACTAGAACACTACTCGTAAAATGAATGAATGATTGCACTGTGTACTCAACTTATCAATGACTAGTTTTGTTGTTATTCATTCTTCTTCATGAATCCATTCCATCTGCTTCTATATTGAAATGATGTGCTCGTCGTGTCTCAAGCAGAGGGAAAAAAACGCCAGGAATTATGTGTAAAAGCAATTTTGTTGTAAAAGCAATTTTGTGCGCTTGGGTGCGACGTTTGCAGGTAGCAGCATCAGTCTGTAAGGGAGGAGAGACGCTGATACTGACCATCTTTCAGGCTGTAGTTTTCTGTGGCCCTGGTAGAAGCGGTCCATACTCCTCCCTCTGCAAGCATATCCCCATAGCTGCTGCTACCCTGAAGAAATGAACATAAACATGAATGTATGTTTCAAAGATCTCGTCGAATAAGAATGGATCATGATTTGAATGTACCGCTCCGGAGATGAACGGATGGAATCCTCCCTACGGGTGCCCACAATGATTGATTGATAATCCCCCTGTTAATGACACTGCCTTGGGCTGTAAAGAATACCGGCTCGGCCCTTAACATGCTTTTATGTCGTTGTGGGCCTATCCGGTGGAAGATAACCTCATCGAAAGTGTTTCTAATCGGCCGACCGACGAACATGAGATTGGTCGCCTTTGTGAGGCGACACTCTCTCCACATGTTTAGTCACATGTTGTGTGGGGCCCGTCAGTCTACATTATCCCGTCCCTTCTTCCATATCTCTCATTTCCCTTTTCCCCCTTCTGTTCATGTTGGTATCGGCCGCGCCACTGGTCAATGCCGCACATCGGAAAAAAAGTTGGGGTGAGGGGAAACCACCATGTCAGCCACCGCCCACCATTGCAAGTTCGTCTCTCTTTCTCCCTTACTCAAGTTTTGTTGCTCAACCTTGCGTGTAACCTCATGCTCCCGTTTGTTGAAAAAAAAACTAGTTGGAGAGAACCACCAATCACTGTCCGCTGCTAAAAAGAGGCAACTGCTAGTGTTGCAATGGTGCAAACTCGGGCGTGGACGCCGAAGAAGGTGGCCAAGGGCATGCTTTTTTGTGGGCACTGTAGCACGGGGCCATGGCGAGAGGGGACCTGCGATGGGATGGTGTGACTGTTGGCACATGAGCTGGGACCGACAGACGGGGTAGCTACAACTGACCATGACGGGTGCTGGAAAATAATGCACAATGGCCCGTGGGATGCTGTGATCGGTGGCGACGATAGATGGCACCGGCCGGTAGAGGAGTTGCAACTAGCAACGCCAGAAGTTGGAAACGACGCATGGCAGCCTGCTGGATGTTGCGATCGTTGGCGACAGAGGAGTTGCAACCGGCCACGTCGAGAGCTGGAAACGACGCATGGCGGCCTGCGGGATGTTGCGACTGTTGGCGACGGGGACTGGAATTGGGCGACAAAGGAGCTGCAACCGGCCACGCCGGAAGCTGGAAACGGTGCACAACTACTTGCAGATGCTATGACCATTGCCGATGTGAGCTGGAACCGGTCGACGGAGGAGCTGCAAACGACCATGCCAGGAGTTAGAAATGGTGAATTACGGCCTGCCAGATGCAGCGAACGTTGGCGAGGGGTACCTAGAATTGGCTGTTGGAGGAGCTGCAACCGGCTACGATGACCGCAAACCAGCACCGCGATGATAACCACCAGGATGCTGCAACCGGTAGCGGCGAGTGCTAACCAGCGACACCTACTATTGCGACAGAATAGGCTCTTGCAGGACGGCGTCGCGACACCAGTCCACGACaaccaagggggagggggagggtgaaGAATGCTGTGAGGTCGCGGCGAGCCGGCGACAATGATCTAGCTGTGTGGCAAAGGTCTCGAGCGTCGAGCTAATGGCGTGCCGTGCGGGGTTAGGATGGTTTTTTgtgcgtgtgtgagagagatgaGCTGAGCTGACATGTAACCAAAGGACTCTTCCCCTATAAAAAAAATCAAGAAAACTAATGAAAATGACTGCACGTTGTAATCGAATGGCTGGCACCCATCTGGCTGTGCACGCTGTAATCGAACGGCTGGCAAGGTGACCGATCCGGGCCTCCCACCGATCAACCGCGCCCAGCGCTACCCTAATTTCCACCGAGAGACGGAACAGACTCCCCGTCCCCGATTCGATTCGTACCCATCTTAAATACTCAAGAAACCAAACAGCTCGTGGGGCATTCGGCCCCCCAAACCACCCATCCGCAGCCGAGCCCCCAAACCCCCAAAACCCTACCCCNNNNNNNNNNNNNNNNNNNNNNNNNNNNNNNNNNNNNNNNNNNNNNNNNNNNNNNNNNNNNNNNNNNNNNNNNNNNNNNNNNNNNNNNNNNNNNNNNNNNNNNNNNNNNNNNNNNNNNNNNNNNNNNNNNNNNNNNNNNNNNNNNNNNNNNNNNNNNNNNNNNNNNNNNNNNNNNNNNNNNNNNNNNNNNNNNNNNNNNNNNNNNNNNNNNNNNNNNNNNNNNNNNNNNNNNNNNNNNNNNNNNNNNNNNNNNNNNNNNNNNNNNNNNNNNNNNNNNNNNNNNNNNNNNNNNNNNNNNNNNNNNNNNNNNNNCGCCGCCATgggctccgcctccgccgcctccctcccgacctccgccggcgccggcgagaACCTGGTCCTCATCCTCGACTTCGGCTCGCAGTACACCCACCTCATCACCCGCCGCGTCCGCCAGCTGGGGGTCCTCTCGCTCTGCGTCTCCGGGACGGCGCCGCTCTCCTCCCTCGCGGGCCTGCGGCCCCGCGCCGTCGTTCTCTCCGGCGGGCCCCACTCGGTCCACGCCGACGGGGCGCCCTCCTTCCCCGAGGGCTTCCTCGACTTCGCGGCCGGCGCCGGCGCGCACGTCCTCGGCGTCTGCTACGGGATGCAGCTCCTCGTGCAGACCCTCGGCGGCGCCGTCGAGCCCGGCGTGAGGCAGGAGTACGGCGACATGGAGGTGGAGGTCACCGCGCCCTCCTCCGCGCTGTACGGGGAGGACGGGAAGCGGCAGTCGGTGTGGATGAGCCACGGCGACGAGGTCGTCAGGCTGCCCGAGGGGTTCGAGGTTGTGGCGCGCAGCGTGCAGGGCGCAATCGCCGCCATCGAGCACCGGGAGAAGCGCTTCTATGGGCTCCAGTACCACCCGGAGGTAGCTATCACTTGCTGTTTTATCATGTCCTGCATCCGAAATGGATGAATGATGCGGAACCCTGAGCTGTGCAGTTACTTACTTCCTTTAGCAGTTCTGGGAAAACATAACTTTATTACTGTTTCATTCTGCCATTTTGGTTAGAAGATGGAGATGGATTTAAACTAAGATATAATAATAAATGCAATTGGGTTTGTAGATTACCTTATTCTGGGTacagaatgaatgaatgaatgactcAGTGGTTGATTAGGGCGCTGATGATCTAATAGGAAGCCTATGTTTTGGGGGATTGCATATTACTGATTGTATGGTTACTAGATTGTGTTTGGTCTTATTAGGCTATTATATTACTTATATTATATCATTTGGTTACTTTGTAGTTTGTACAGAAGTACACATGCTTCTTCATAAATTTTTTTATACCTTAGCATGGTTGCCATAAGCTTTTCAATCTTCTGATTATGC is drawn from Triticum dicoccoides isolate Atlit2015 ecotype Zavitan chromosome 6B, WEW_v2.0, whole genome shotgun sequence and contains these coding sequences:
- the LOC119324322 gene encoding uncharacterized protein LOC119324322, translated to MNGGGGGGGILSYEKLEGYAVWVGASVAAAFFISMERCSCIHLHTMDDDDCDDPEEAKDRPLMLSRPQALPEYYYDWTGSSASFAKM